The nucleotide sequence TAAGAGGAATTGGCGAGCGCGCCGGTAAGGACGACAATATCCACCTGTCCGTTGATAACCGCCGCCAGCGACGCAATGTGCTTTGCCACCTGATAGGTCATGCCGTCGTAGACAAGGCGGGCTTTTTCGTCGCCCTGGGCAATGCGCTGCTCGACTTCAAGTGCGTTGTTGGTGCCGAGGTAGGCCATCAGGCCGCCCTGACCGCGCGTACGCTTGGTGGCGGACAGACGGTCAAACTTGCCGGAAAAGCACAGGTCTACAAGCTGCCTGTTGGGGAGGCCGCCAGAGCGTTCGGGCGAGTAGGGGCCCTCCTCGTCGGTGATGACGTCGACCATGCGCCCCTTGTGTATGACAGTGGCGCTGATGCCCGCTCCCATGTGGCTGACGATGATGTTTTTATCCGCCAGCTTCCAGCCCTTGCTGGTTGCGGCCTTGATGGCCATGGCGCGCATGTTGAGGGCGTGGCACGAGGCCTTGCGCCTGATTTCGGGCAGGCCGGAGAGCTTGGCGATGTCTTCCATCTGGTCCATGACGACAGCGTCATAGATATACGAAGGGATGTTGAGGGGTTTGGCAATCTCGTGCGCCAGCAGGGCCCCAAGGTTTGACGCGTGGTCGTCGATGGGCCTGTGCCGTAAAAAGTCCAGCATGCCCTCGTCAACAATGTACGCGCCCTGCTGCAGGGGGGGCAGCTTGCCGCCGCGCCCGGCCACAGCCGAAAGCTGGCGCAGGTCGAAGTTTTCTTCTTTCAGCGCTTTCAGAATCGCATCCAGACGGATGGGAAACTGGGCCACGTTGCTTTCGAACACGCGCAGGGATTCCGCCGGGTGATCCACCTTTTTTTGAAACAAAAGGGACTCGTTGCGGTAAACGGCAATGCGCGTCGAGGTGGAACCGGGGTTTATGGAAAGAATGGTGTAGTTGGTATCCGCCATGTCATATCCTTATGGGCAAATTGTAATGCTCTCGCTGTTGTCGGCCGCCGCGCCGCAGCGGAAAAAGTCATGCGGCGCGACAGCCCGGCGGCTGCGAGTAAAAGGGCACGTGCGGCATAGGCCCATGGAGCCTTGCAGCCAGCGGTTAGCCAGCTGCGGAGGCCGCCAGAACCATGGTCCTGAATTTGTCTTCGGCGCTGGCCGCGCGTGAATTGAGAACAACAGGAACCCTGCCGCCCACCACAATGCCGGCGGTCAGGGCGTTGGCCGTATGCCGCAGGCATTTTATGAGCACGTTGGCGGTGACGATGTTGGGGCACACCAAAAGGTCGGCATCGCCCGCAACGGGGCTGTCGTATCCCTTGGTGGCCGCCGACTCTGCGCATACCGCCAGATCGTAGGATATGGGGCCTTCAAGCAGGCAGCCGGTGATCTGGCCCTTTTTGTTCATTTCCTTCAGGGCGGCGGCGTCCACGCTCTCGGGCATTTTTTCGTTGACGGTCTCGGCAGATGCCAGCACCGCCACCTTGGGGTTGTCGATGCCCATGCGTGCAAGGGCATCCACCGCGTTTTGAATAATGTCGCGCTTTTGTTCAAGCGACGGCGCGATGTTGATGGCCGCGTCGCACAGGGCCAGCAGCTTGGGATAG is from Desulfovibrio desulfuricans and encodes:
- the buk gene encoding butyrate kinase, coding for MADTNYTILSINPGSTSTRIAVYRNESLLFQKKVDHPAESLRVFESNVAQFPIRLDAILKALKEENFDLRQLSAVAGRGGKLPPLQQGAYIVDEGMLDFLRHRPIDDHASNLGALLAHEIAKPLNIPSYIYDAVVMDQMEDIAKLSGLPEIRRKASCHALNMRAMAIKAATSKGWKLADKNIIVSHMGAGISATVIHKGRMVDVITDEEGPYSPERSGGLPNRQLVDLCFSGKFDRLSATKRTRGQGGLMAYLGTNNALEVEQRIAQGDEKARLVYDGMTYQVAKHIASLAAVINGQVDIVVLTGALANSSYIIDRVVPRIQFLGEVMVLPGENELEALAYGILRVLRKEEGFHTFHE
- a CDS encoding bifunctional enoyl-CoA hydratase/phosphate acetyltransferase, which encodes MKYKSFDELEAAVMGKARKCKVAVVEAADEHVLEAVRHAAEVGLVEPLLFGKRQEIAAKLEAVGLKGDAYPIVETGSPQESATGAGLAVKNGQADFILKGLIQTGVLLKGLFKEETGFRTGRLISHMNIVQVATYPKLLALCDAAINIAPSLEQKRDIIQNAVDALARMGIDNPKVAVLASAETVNEKMPESVDAAALKEMNKKGQITGCLLEGPISYDLAVCAESAATKGYDSPVAGDADLLVCPNIVTANVLIKCLRHTANALTAGIVVGGRVPVVLNSRAASAEDKFRTMVLAASAAG